GCCGGAACCGCTGTGGATGTCGTCACGACCCTTACCACGGACGGCCTCGCCGTGGCGGGGACAGGCAACGACATCACTTACGAAAACGACCGAGTCAGCCTGGATCCCAGCAACTGCGTTCTCAACCCGTCGTTGTCCACCAAGTTCTTGACGGCGAGCCAGATCTCGGTCGTCGGTAATCAAACCACGGTTCGAATCTTCGTCCAGTCGATCCCCGGTACGAACGACCCCATTCCCGACGGCGAGCTTTATACCTGTAACTTCTTCATCCTCGCGAGCACCCCACCGGGCACGTACCCGCTCGTCAACACGAACACGATCGCGCAGGACACCGACGGAAACAACATCCCGTCCGTCACGGGAGCCGACGGCGCGATCACCGTCTCCCTGGTGCTTCCCACGAATACTCCGACACCGACCCCGACCGTAACACCGACGCCGACCTCGACGGCAACCCCGACCGTGACACCGACCGCGACATCCACTCCTACCTTTACGTTCACGTCGACCCCTAGCCACACTCCTAGCGCAACCCCGACTTTCACCCCCACCGGAACCCCTACGTCGACCCCGACCTCGACTCCGACGGATACGCCGACTTCGACCCCGACCTCGACTCCGACCTCTACCCCGACCGGGACGCCGACTCATACTCCCACCGCGACTCCCACTTCGACTCCGACGAACACGCCGACGCAGACACCGACGGGAATTCCTACGCAAACGCCCACCGCGACCCCCTCCCGCACACCCACCTTCACCCCGACTTCTACCCCGACAACGACGCCAACGCGGACGCCTACACCCACCCCGACCGAGACGCCGACGAATACCCCGACGTTCACTCCCACTTCGACTCCCAGTCACACACCCACCCCGACTCCCACCTCGACACCCACCCGAACCCCGACCCGTACCCCCACGGCCACCGCAACCGAAACGCCGACGGCGACGCCGACATCCACGCCGACACACAGTCCTACCCTGACACCGACACCCACCCCCACGGCCACGCCGACGATCACCGCGACACCGACGACGACACCGACGCCCACGCATACACCTACACCCACCAACACCCCGATCACCGCCTTCATCGATGTCGGAACGGGAACCGGCCTCGCGGGTGGCTCGGTTTCCGTGACCGTATCCCTCACATCGTCGGGCCTTTTGGTCGCGGGCACCGGGAACGACATCACCTACCTGAACGACCGAGTGGCTCTCGATCCGAGCAACTGCACCCTGAACCCGGCACTCCCGAAGCTTCTCACGACAAGCACCATCAGCACGGTCGGAACCAGCACGACGGTTCGAATTTTCGTCCAGGGTCCCCCGTTGAACAACGATCCGATCCCGGACGGCCCCCTCTACACCTGCACCTTCGACATCCTGCCGGGAACTCCCCCTGGGACCTATCCTCTGTTCAACAGCAACACGATCGCGGAAGACCCCGACGGGAACCCACTGCCTTTCGTCAGCGGAAATGACGGCAGCATCACGGTGTCTCTCGTCGTTCCGACAGCGACTCCCACGGAAACCCCCACGGTGACGCCCACGCCCACGGTGACACCGACTCCCAGCTTCACGCCGACGAACACGCCGACGCCCACCCACACTTCGACACCCACTTTCACTTTCACCCCGACCTCGACCCCGACACCGACGCCGACCCCCACGGAAACGGCCACCCCGACGGTCACCCCGCCGGCGATCCAGATCAACCTGGGCTCGGGTCAGGGACTGGCGGGCGGCACGGTAGAGATCGCCGCTTCGCTCGTGTCCGTAGGAAACCTGGTAGCGGGCACGGGGAACGACGTCACGTATCCGAACGACCTTTTCGACCTCGATCCCACCAGCGACTGTTTCGTCAATCCCGCCCTCGGGAAGACGCTCACGGCAAGCGTCGTGAACGTCTCAGGCACGCAAACGACGTTCCGCGTCTTCGTCCAGGGCCCACCCACCAACGCCGACCCGATCCCGGACGGGGAGCTCTATCGCTGCCGCTTCACGATCCTCGCCGGAACGCCGCCCGGCACGTATACGCTGGCGAACACGAATACGATCGCCGAAGACCCAACGGGAGCTCCGCTCTTCCCCGTCGTAGGGGCCGACGGGTCGATCCAGGTCTCGTTGGTGGCTCCGACCTCGACCCCCACGGAGACGCCTACGCAAACTCCGACGCCGACCGACACTCCCACGAGCTCGCCTTCTCCGACCCCGACGCACACGGGGACTCCGACGCCATCCGCGACAGTGACGGCGACGGCTACTCCGACTCCTTCACCTACCCAAACGCCCGTATCGGTACGGATCGACATCGGGTCGGGCACCGGGGTCGCCGGAGGGACGGTTTCGATTGCGACGACCCTCACGACGGCCGGATTCCCGGTCGCAGGGACGGGAAACGACATCACGTACCAACACGCGTTCCTCTCGCTCGACCCTGCGGATTGCGTGGTCAACCCGTCGATCGGGAAGACGCTCACGGCGAGCGTCGTCGGTTCGGGACCCACGACGACGACGGTCCGGGTTTTCGTCCAAGGACCCCCCACGAACAACCAGCCCATCCCGGACGGCGAGCTCTACACGTGCACGTTCCAGATCTTGCCGAGCGCGCCGCCGGGAGTTTACGCGCTGCTCAACGGCACCACGATCGCGGAGGATCCCGACGGTGCGAGCATCGTCCCGGTGACCGGTGCCGACGGATCGGTGACGGTTTCCTTGTTGGCACCCACTGCGACCCCCACCGAAACACCGACGGTGACCCCGACTCCCACCGTCACCGCGACGCCCACGGTGACACCGACCGTTACACCGACGTTCACGCCCACCCCACCGGCCGTGGAAATCCTGCTCGGCGACGGCGTAGGGCTGGCCGGCGGTACGGTGGATATTCCAGTTACCCTGGTCACGGCAGGGCAACTCGTCGCAGGGACAGGGAACGACATCAGCTTCCCCAACGACGTCCTCTCCCTCGATCCGACCTCCGACTGTGCTCTGAACCCCGATCTCGACAAAACGCTGGTGAGTGCCGTCGTGGACGTATCGGGCACACAGACGACCGTTCGAATCAGCGTCCAGGCCTCTCCCACCCAAAACGATCCGATCCCCGACGGACTACTCTACACCTGCACCTTCTCGATCCTGCCCGGGGCGCCTTTGGGCACGTACGCGCTCCTGAGTTCGAACACGACGGCGCAGGATCCCGACGGCAACCCGATCGTCCCCGTCATCGGTGCCGACGGTAGCGTCACCGTGTCCCTCGTCCTACCCACCGCCACTCCCACGGCCACTCCGACGGAGACCCCGACACCCACGGAAACGCCGACGAACACCCCGACCCCCACCGACACCCCCACGCCCACGAACACGCCCACCCCGACGGACACCCCCACGCCCACCCCGACCCCCACGCCCACGGCGACGCCCACTCCCACGCCGACGGCCACGCCGACGCCCACGGCTACACCGACGCCGACTCCCACGGAAATCCCGCCGAGCTTGCGTATCAGCGCCGTCGCGAGCCGTGACCCCGCAGGGCCGGGAGAGCTCGTCACCTACACGCTGTCTTTCACGAACGCCGGAGGCCGTGCGATCGACGTGGTGGTAGAAGCCGAAGTCCCGGTGGGCGCGACGTTCGAATCCGCCGTCCCACCCCCTGCGTCCGCACCTCCCGTGGGAGGTTCGGGGACGATCCAATGGAACTTCGCCGAACTTCCGCACGCCGGGGCCGGCTTCGTCATGTACACGGTCCAGGTGGACCCCGGGCTACCCGACGGAACCGTGATCGTGAACACCGGTTACTCCATTTCCTCTTTTTCTTCGACTCCGGTCGGGGGTCCCGACGTGCCGACGACGATTCTGTCCCATAGACCCCTCCGCCTCGCAAAGTCCGACACGGCCGACCCCGTCCTGCCCGGAGAGACGCTGGCCTACGAAATCGTCGTCTCCAATCGAGGCACGACAGCCCTCGAGTCCGTCGTCGTCCGCGAGCTGTACGACCCGGACCTTACCTTCGTCTCGGCCGTGCCTCCGCCCGACGAGGGAACGATCGACCGCTGGACCTTCCCGTTCATTCCGGTGGGTGGGCACCGCAAGATCACCGTCCAGCTCCAAGTGGATCCCTCCGTTCTCACGGGAACCATCCAGAGGAACTTCGTCCGTGCCGAGGACTCGGCCGGGAACGTCGCCTCGATTTACCAGGACACCGTCGTGGCTTCCGAACCGCTTCTCGCCGCCTCGATCGACGACTTTCCGGATCCCGCGAGACGGAACCAGACGGTCAACTATGCCTTGTCCTTCGCGAACCTGAGCGACCACGACATGACGGGGGTCGTGCTCGTGGCCTCGTACGATCCGGAGCTGGCTTTCGTGACGGCCTCCCCGGCTCCCGATGTCGGCACGATCGACCGCTGGACCATCGGAACCCTTCCCGCAGGTAGTGCAGGCCGCATCTTCCTGAACCTGGCACCGGCGCCGGGCCTGGCCCAGGGAGAGGCCCCTCAAGTACGCATTGCCGTCCACGACGATTCCGGCGCCGGAGCAAGCGCTCTGGAAACGACGGTATTCACGGAAAGCCGCGCGCCTTACGTGCTCACCGTGACGGGCGTGCCCAAGAATCCGAGCCTCGGGGTCAACGCGACCGTCTCGTACGCGATCCGACTTCGTAACGTGACAGAAGGGACCCTCACGAACGTCACGGTAACGGACTTCCTGCCCCCGCCCCTTGCGTTTTTGAACGCGCTTCCCCCGCCGACCGAGGAAACGGGGAATGCCGTCGCCTGGGTGGTCCCCGACCTCGAAGCCGGGGAATCGAAAGTGTTCCTACTCCGCGGAGCCCTCGACCCCAATACGGAACCCGGGACGACGCTCGAGAACCTCGTCAGCGTCACCGACGACCAGGAGAACCTCGTCCATCTGTCCTTTTTGGGCCACGTACGGGGTATCAAGCCGAAAGGTCCGCCTCTCTCGCTTTCGATCGTCTCCGTTCGAAGGACGTTCCCGGGAAGCCAGGTCCGGTACACCGTCAAGGTGAAGAACAACACGTTGGCCGTGTCCGAAAACGTCGTCCTCACGGTCGTAGCGCCACCGGAGACTCGCTTCGTGCTCTCGACTCCGCCGCCCTCCTCGCGGAAGGGCAATACCTACACCTGGAACCTAGGGGACCTGATCAAGTCCGCGCAGGAAACCATCCGCCTCACCGTGGAGGTTCCCCCCGGCGTTCCACCGGGAACGCTGCTCTCGGCCGACGCGAGCGTCGAAGACGCGGCCGGAAACACCGCGTCTGGGACAGCGGACGTGGAAGTCGTGGAGAAGTGACCGCCCTCAGACTCGGCCGCCGCGCGTGAGGCGGTGGAGGTCCAGAATCCGGTCGAGCTCTTCGGGGGGCAGGAGCTTCTCCTCCAGGACCACATCGCGCAGGGACTTCTCTTCGGAAAGCGCCTTTTTGTAGATCCTTGCCGCTTCGTCGTAGCCGAGGACCGGGGCGAGCGCGGTCACCAGGGCCGCCGTACGTTCCGCATAGTAACGGCATCGCTCCACGTTGGCCCGGATCCCCGAGACGCATTTGTCGGCGAAGACCCCCGCGGCCGAACCGAGAATCTCGAGGCTCTCGAGGAGGTTGTAGGCGATGACGGGCATCATCACGTTGAGGTCCAGGTTCCCGTTCAGACCGGCCACGGCAATCGCCGCGTCGTTACCGATGACGTGCGCCGCCACCATGTTGACCGCCTCCGGGATCACAGGGTTGACCTTGCCCGGCATGATGCTCGACCCGGGTTGGGTGGCGGGGAGCTCGATCTCGAAGAGCCCGGTCCTGGGTCCCGAGGCCAGGAGCCGCAGGTCGTTGGCGATCTTCATGAACCCCACGGCGATCGTGCGGAGCGCACCGGACAGCTCCACGCAAGCATCGCGGTTCTGCATGGCTTCGAAAGGGTTGTCCGCCCGCCGCACCACGAGCCCGCTGAGCTTGCGGAGCTCGGCCACGACGCGCTGGCCGAACTCGGGGTGAGCGTTGAGCCCCGTGCCCAGGGCGGTCCCGCCGATGGGGAGCTCCGAAAGGTGCGCCCGCGTATTCTCGACCCGGGTGATTCCGTGGCGGACGACGCTTTCGTATCCGGAGAACTCCTGGCCCAGGGTCACGGGCACTGCGTCCTGGAGGTGGGTTCTGCCGGCCTTCACCACGTCCCGGAACTCCTCGGCTTTGGCGGCGAACGCCTCCGCCAGTCTCCGCAAACCGGGCAGGAGATGCGTCTCCACGGCGTCGAGAGCCGACAGATGGATCGCCGTGGGAAAGACGTCGTTCGTGCTCTGTCCCATGTTCACGTGGTCGTTCGGGTGGACGAGCGACCGGTCGCCTCGGGTTCCTCCCAGGATTTCGATGGCCCGGTTGGCGATCACCTCGTTCGCGTTCATGTTCGTCGAGGTTCCCGAGCCGGTCTGGAAGACGTCCACGACGAACTCTCCGTCGAACTTCCCTTCCGCCACCTCGAGAGCCGCACGCTCGATCGCGTTCGCCCGCCTTGCGTCGAGCAATCCCAGGTCTCGGTTGGCGCGGGCGGCCGCGGCCTTGATCCATCCGAGGGCACGGAGAAAGCGCCGAGAAAATCGGAGAGACGAGATCGGAAAGTTTTCCACGGCGCGGGCCGTCTGGGCCGCATAGTACGCGTTCGCGGGTACCCGCATTTCTCCCATGCTGTCTCGCTCGATTCGAAACTCCGCCATGGGCCCCTCCCGGTCGAAACGGAGCCTCAACCCTTGACGACGACCGCGGGTTTGAGCCTCACGACCTTCAGACTGATCCCCGCCTCTTCCATCACGTCGACGACGTCCGCGACGTCCTTGTACGCGAACGGCATTTCTTCGGCCAGCGTCCCCCGGCCTTGGTACCGAACGAGAACCCCTTCCTTGGCGAGTTCCGCCTCGAGGTCGAGGCCGCGACTTCGCCGCTTCGACTCGGCTCGGCTCAGCACTCTCCCCGCCCCGTGGCACGTACTGCCGAAAGTCTGCCGCATGGCCTCCTCCGTCCCCACCAGCACGAAAGAGTAACGCCCCATGTCTCCGGGAATGAGCACCGGCTGCCCCACCTCGCGGACGGCGGGAGGCAGAGCGGGATGGCCCGGGCCGAAAGCGCGCGTGGCTCCCTTGCGGTGGACGCAGACACGCTTGCGCACGCCGTCGACCTCGTGTTCTTCGATCTTCGCGATGTTGTGGCAGACGTCGTAAACCAGCCGAAAACCCAGGTCCCTCGGCCCGATCCCCAGGACCCTTTCGAAGGCCCGCTCCGCCAGGTTCATCATGACCTGCCGGTTGACCCACGCGTAGTTCGCGGCGCAAGCCATGGCCGCGAGGTACCGCTGCCCCTCGGGGGAGCGGATGGGCGCACAGGCAAGCTGTCGGTCGGGAAGCCGGATCCCGTACTTCTGCATCGCTTGGGCCATGACGCGCAGGTAGTCGTCACAGGTCTGGTAACCCAGCCCTCGGGAGCCCGAGTGGATAATGACCGTGACTTGGCCCTCCTCGAGGCCCAGACGGCTCGCCACGTCGGGTCGGAAAACCCGGTCGACCCGACCCACCTCGAGAAAATGGTTTCCCGAACCCAACGTACCCACCTGGGTCAACCCCCGCTTCAGCGCGGTTTCGCTCACGGAGTCGGAATCCGCGCCCGCCAGACAGCCACCCTCCTCCGTGTGCTCGAGGTCGTCCGGCGTCCCGTAACCCCGCTCGACCGCCCAGGCCGCCCCTCGCTCGATCAGGCGTTTTTCGTCCGAAACCGAGAGCTTCGGGATGGCACCCTCCGAGCCCACACCGCAGGGGATGGCCTCGAAAAGGGCGTCCGCCAACCGCTCCAGGCGAGGCTGGATTTCCTCGAAACGCAGCGACGTCGCCACGAGGCGAACCCCGCAGTTGATGTCGTAACCGACACCGCCGGGGGAAATCACCCCCTCCTCCAGGTCGACGGCGGCGACCCCGCCGATCGGGAAACCGTACCCCAGGTGGATGTCGGGCATCGCGAGCGAGTAGCCCACGATGCCCGGAAGGTGCGCCACGTTGACGACCTGCCGGAGACTTTCGTCCTTCTCGATGTCCCGAAGAAGCTTTTCCGTGGCGTAAATCCGGCCGGGCACTCTCATCCCGCCGGATTTCGGGATTTCCCAGACGACTTTTCCGACCCTTCGGAGAGGAACGGGCTCAGACATCGAACGTGATCCTCGCCTCCCAGCCGTTTTTTCCGGCCCTCAGCGTGAGACCGTGGTACGTCACGGCCTTGATCTCGCGTAACAGCCGATCCCGGCCGGACCGGAACCGGTGGCCGGCAACGGTCGCCTCGAGTTCCCGGTCGCCTATTGTAATCATCGGGACGTCCGTGACAAC
The sequence above is a segment of the Candidatus Binatia bacterium genome. Coding sequences within it:
- the aspA gene encoding class II fumarate hydratase yields the protein MAEFRIERDSMGEMRVPANAYYAAQTARAVENFPISSLRFSRRFLRALGWIKAAAARANRDLGLLDARRANAIERAALEVAEGKFDGEFVVDVFQTGSGTSTNMNANEVIANRAIEILGGTRGDRSLVHPNDHVNMGQSTNDVFPTAIHLSALDAVETHLLPGLRRLAEAFAAKAEEFRDVVKAGRTHLQDAVPVTLGQEFSGYESVVRHGITRVENTRAHLSELPIGGTALGTGLNAHPEFGQRVVAELRKLSGLVVRRADNPFEAMQNRDACVELSGALRTIAVGFMKIANDLRLLASGPRTGLFEIELPATQPGSSIMPGKVNPVIPEAVNMVAAHVIGNDAAIAVAGLNGNLDLNVMMPVIAYNLLESLEILGSAAGVFADKCVSGIRANVERCRYYAERTAALVTALAPVLGYDEAARIYKKALSEEKSLRDVVLEEKLLPPEELDRILDLHRLTRGGRV
- the rtcB gene encoding RNA-splicing ligase RtcB, with protein sequence MSEPVPLRRVGKVVWEIPKSGGMRVPGRIYATEKLLRDIEKDESLRQVVNVAHLPGIVGYSLAMPDIHLGYGFPIGGVAAVDLEEGVISPGGVGYDINCGVRLVATSLRFEEIQPRLERLADALFEAIPCGVGSEGAIPKLSVSDEKRLIERGAAWAVERGYGTPDDLEHTEEGGCLAGADSDSVSETALKRGLTQVGTLGSGNHFLEVGRVDRVFRPDVASRLGLEEGQVTVIIHSGSRGLGYQTCDDYLRVMAQAMQKYGIRLPDRQLACAPIRSPEGQRYLAAMACAANYAWVNRQVMMNLAERAFERVLGIGPRDLGFRLVYDVCHNIAKIEEHEVDGVRKRVCVHRKGATRAFGPGHPALPPAVREVGQPVLIPGDMGRYSFVLVGTEEAMRQTFGSTCHGAGRVLSRAESKRRSRGLDLEAELAKEGVLVRYQGRGTLAEEMPFAYKDVADVVDVMEEAGISLKVVRLKPAVVVKG